A genome region from Arachis duranensis cultivar V14167 chromosome 8, aradu.V14167.gnm2.J7QH, whole genome shotgun sequence includes the following:
- the LOC107462849 gene encoding protein LATERAL ROOT PRIMORDIUM 1 isoform X1: MNMLGLRDLVFIAPTHSLHHHHQQGQTIISQDHHHSHGHTNNNNNDNNNNNNNNLPFPPSSLSVGLGIFPLITATPCMPQDNNNNVHHDQQHLLVGTNTTTTTTANNSYWNLKMCPEVSEHDGGGGDGNNNGDGGGGSIYGPEFRVCQDCGNRAKKDCSYKRCRTCCKGRGYDCSTHVKSTWVPVSHRRARDMAVVAASDGGGAAALGANKRLRAFGSSQTTTTTNTSHSSTSNATTTKSLDSTSCHQDAEFKQSLPSHVRAPAAFRCHRVSAIGNGEDEITYLATVHICGHVFKGFLYDQGADGKNDEVPCVSVLQLGNSGKNNNNGECSSPTPIGVPISAYPASAC; this comes from the exons aTGAACATGTTAGGCCTCAGAGACCTAGTTTTCATAGCACCAACCCATTCCCTTCACCATCATCACCAACAAGGCCAAACCATAATCTCACAAGACCACCACCATAGCCATGGCcataccaacaacaacaacaacgacaataacaataacaataacaataacctTCCTTTTCCTCCATCATCACTCAGCGTTGGCCTTGGAATCTTCCCCCTCATAACCGCCACaccctgcatgccacaagataACAATAACAACGTTCACCATGACCAACAACACCTTCTTGTTGGgaccaacaccaccaccaccaccaccgccaATAACAGTTACTGGAACCTCAAGATGTGTCCTGAAGTTTCAGAACACGACGGCGGCGGTGGCGATGGAAACAACAACGGAGACGGTGGTGGTGGTAGTATCTACGGCCCTGAATTCAGGGTGTGCCAGGATTGTGGCAACAGGGCAAAGAAAGATTGCAGTTACAAGAGGTGCAGGACTTGTTGCAAGGGGCGTGGATATGATTGCAGCACTCACGTGAAGAGCACGTGGGTCCCCGTGTCGCATCGCCGGGCACGTGATATGGCCGTTGTTGCTGccagtgatggtggtggtgctgCTGCTCTTGGGGCTAATAAGAGGCTTAGAGCTTTTGGGTCATCACAAACAACTACAACTACTAATACCTCTCATAGTTCAACTTCTAATGCTACCACAACTAAGAGTTTGGATTCTACCTCTTGTCACCAGG ATGCTGAATTTAAACAATCTTTACCGAGCCACGTTCGAGCCCCGGCGGCGTTTAGGTGCCACAGAGTGTCTGCTATTGGCAATGGCGAAGATGAAATTACATACTTGGCCACTGTCCACATTTGTGGCCATGTGTTCAAAGGGTTTCTTTATGATCAAGGTGCTGATGGCAAGAATGATGAAGTTCCTTGTGTTTCAGTGTTGCAACTTGGAAACAGtgggaagaacaacaacaatgggGAATGTTCCTCTCCAACTCCAATTGGGGTTCCAATCAGTGCCTACCCTGCTTCTGCTTGCTGA
- the LOC107462849 gene encoding protein LATERAL ROOT PRIMORDIUM 1 isoform X2 codes for MNMLGLRDLVFIAPTHSLHHHHQQGQTIISQDHHHSHGHTNNNNNDNNNNNNNNLPFPPSSLSVGLGIFPLITATPCMPQDNNNNVHHDQQHLLVGTNTTTTTTANNSYWNLKMCPEVSEHDGGGGDGNNNGDGGGGSIYGPEFRVCQDCGNRAKKDCSYKRCRTCCKGRGYDCSTHVKSTWVPVSHRRARDMAVVAASDGGGAAALGANKRLRAFGSSQTTTTTNTSHSSTSNATTTKNAEFKQSLPSHVRAPAAFRCHRVSAIGNGEDEITYLATVHICGHVFKGFLYDQGADGKNDEVPCVSVLQLGNSGKNNNNGECSSPTPIGVPISAYPASAC; via the exons aTGAACATGTTAGGCCTCAGAGACCTAGTTTTCATAGCACCAACCCATTCCCTTCACCATCATCACCAACAAGGCCAAACCATAATCTCACAAGACCACCACCATAGCCATGGCcataccaacaacaacaacaacgacaataacaataacaataacaataacctTCCTTTTCCTCCATCATCACTCAGCGTTGGCCTTGGAATCTTCCCCCTCATAACCGCCACaccctgcatgccacaagataACAATAACAACGTTCACCATGACCAACAACACCTTCTTGTTGGgaccaacaccaccaccaccaccaccgccaATAACAGTTACTGGAACCTCAAGATGTGTCCTGAAGTTTCAGAACACGACGGCGGCGGTGGCGATGGAAACAACAACGGAGACGGTGGTGGTGGTAGTATCTACGGCCCTGAATTCAGGGTGTGCCAGGATTGTGGCAACAGGGCAAAGAAAGATTGCAGTTACAAGAGGTGCAGGACTTGTTGCAAGGGGCGTGGATATGATTGCAGCACTCACGTGAAGAGCACGTGGGTCCCCGTGTCGCATCGCCGGGCACGTGATATGGCCGTTGTTGCTGccagtgatggtggtggtgctgCTGCTCTTGGGGCTAATAAGAGGCTTAGAGCTTTTGGGTCATCACAAACAACTACAACTACTAATACCTCTCATAGTTCAACTTCTAATGCTACCACAACTAAGA ATGCTGAATTTAAACAATCTTTACCGAGCCACGTTCGAGCCCCGGCGGCGTTTAGGTGCCACAGAGTGTCTGCTATTGGCAATGGCGAAGATGAAATTACATACTTGGCCACTGTCCACATTTGTGGCCATGTGTTCAAAGGGTTTCTTTATGATCAAGGTGCTGATGGCAAGAATGATGAAGTTCCTTGTGTTTCAGTGTTGCAACTTGGAAACAGtgggaagaacaacaacaatgggGAATGTTCCTCTCCAACTCCAATTGGGGTTCCAATCAGTGCCTACCCTGCTTCTGCTTGCTGA